Proteins found in one Pyrus communis chromosome 15, drPyrComm1.1, whole genome shotgun sequence genomic segment:
- the LOC137716842 gene encoding homeobox protein ATH1-like codes for MMDNEMYTCPADGRSSLVMDGVVPHTTMNSLIQSYSFDLDHQNRMMALIPGLSTFHGEPVVDSDSDLTAANGVSVAETSPFLTSQRRNNVGDSSFVSSSFTHSTVFQATPQSSASLAALFAARDSSLQENLNNLAISAMPINSSEAYVSNDCSNNSNSPFATSVNCGYDEMLGSINRQWEINKYAALSELGERSSVRTGLQPCSSIGNVDPNGWLSSDGASVMTYNSYSSAKFSNELALTLAMSRPLDIGNQYPDVGSSGIAQPCLNQTRFASLERNSSNSEKPSPSYSSCKPPQLSQVICGSRYLHVVQEILSDIANYSLENLDQSSFSSVRLVSERGMSVMDDGLDGRFEVPMEPAVRKQEIKAKKTKLLALLQTLDDCYNQCADEIHTVVSAFHAATETDPHIHARFALQTVSLLYKSLRERISTHFLSISENSSPASPSESERSFEIQKQLALQHLKKKEHQIWRPQRGLPERSVSVLRAWMFQNFLHPYPKDSEKHVLAVKSGLTRNQVSNWFINARVRLWKPMIDEMYSEMNRRKTRQNENLERNHKSHHIRINTHKFGVN; via the exons ATGATGGATAATGAGATGTATACTTGTCCGGCGGATGGCCGAAGTTCTCTTGTCATGGATGGGGTTGTACCACACACAACAATGAACTCACTTATTCAGTCCTATTCATTTGATCTCGATCATCAAAACCGTATGATGGCGTTGATTCCAGGGCTTTCGACCTTTCATGGAGAACCTGTCGTGGATTCTGATTCTGATCTTACCGCTGCAAACGGCGTCAGTGTGGCTGAAACGAGTCCATTTCTTACTTCTCAAAGAAGGAACAATGTGGGAGACTCTTCATTCGTAAGTTCAAGTTTCACACATAGTACGGTGTTCCAAGCAACACCTCAATCTTCTGCTTCACTTGCTGCACTTTTTGCGGCAAGGGATAGTAGTCTGCAAGAAAATCTCAACAATTTAGCAATTTCCGCAATGCCGATTAATTCTTCAGAAGCTTATGTTTCGAATGACTGCTCTAACAACTCGAATTCTCCATTCGCGACCTCTGTGAATTGTGGATATGATGAAATGCTTGGTAGCATAAATAGACAATGGGAGATCAACAAATACGCAGCTCTTTCGGAACTTGGTGAAAGATCTTCAGTAAGAACAGGACTTCAACCTTGTTCATCCATTGGAAATGTGGATCCAAATGGATGGTTATCATCAGATGGTGCAAGTGTGATGACATATAATTCTTACAGTTCCGCAAAATTTAGTAACGAGCTTGCTCTAACTCTTGCCATGTCGAGGCCTTTGGATATCGGAAACCAATATCCCGATGTTGGTTCTTCAGGGATTGCTCAGCCTTGTCTGAATCAAACAAGGTTTGCCTCACTCGAGCGAAATTCTAGCAACAGTGAGAAGCCTTCCCCAAGTTACAGTTCTTGCAAACCACCTCAGTTATCTCAAGTAATATGTGGATCAAGATATCTCCATGTGGTTCAGGAAATACTTTCTGATATCGCAAATTATTCGCTAGAAAATCTAGACCAGTCGAGTTTTTCATCTGTCAGGCTCGTGTCTGAGAGAGGGATGTCAGTGATGGATGATGGTTTAGATGGTAGATTTGAGGTACCAATGGAGCCTGCAGTGCGAAAACAGgaaatcaaagcaaagaaaaccaaattgcTGGCCCTTTTACAGACG CTTGATGACTGCTACAACCAATGTGCCGATGAGATTCATACAGTTGTATCAGCATTTCATGCTGCAACCGAGACAGATCCTCATATACACGCTCGTTTTGCGCTTCAAACTGTCTCTTTGCTGTATAAAAGTCTGAGGGAGCGGATTAGCACGCATTTCCTTTCAATAAGTGAAAATTCAAGCCCTGCATCCCCCAGTGAGAGTGAAAGGTCTTTCGAAATCCAAAAGCAGTTGGCTCTTCAGCATCTGAAGAAGAAAGAACATCAAATATGGAGACCTCAGAGAGGCTTGCCTGAAAGATCCGTCTCAGTGTTACGTGCCTGGATGTTTCAGAACTTCCTTCATCC GTACCCTAAAGATTCGGAGAAGCATGTTCTTGCAGTAAAAAGTGGATTGACAAGAAACCAG GTATCCAATTGGTTCATAAATGCTCGTGTCCGGCTATGGAAACCGATGATAGATGAAATGTACTCGGAGATGAACCGAAGAAAGACTCGTCAGAACGAAAACCTCGAGAGAAACCACAAAAGCCACCACATTAGGATTAACACTCACAAATTTGGTGTCAATTGA
- the LOC137717923 gene encoding protein NDL2-like, whose translation MGDSSDSVSVDMEGVSLGGKEHLVRTCLGYVSVAVWGDPDKPALVTYPDLALNHMSCFQGLFLCPEACSLLLHNFCIYHISPPGHELGASAISLDDPLYSVDDLVDQIAEVLDFFGLGAVMCMGVTAGAFILTQFAMKYRPRVMGLILVSPICKAATWTEWLYNKVMSNLLYFYGMCGVVKEILLNRYFSKEVRGGVQVPESDIVQACRRSLDERHSSNVWRFLEAMNGRPDISERLRKLQCRTLIFVGDSSPFHSEALYMTSKLDRRYSALVEVQACGSMVTEEQPHAMLIPLEYFLMGYGLYRPSQSSVSPRSPLSPSCIAPELLSPESMGLKLKPIKTRIPHS comes from the exons ATGGGGGATTCAAGTGATTCAGTGTCGGTGGATATGGAGGGGGTTTCTCTTGGCGGAAAG GAGCATCTTGTAAGAACCTGTCTTGGTTATGTGTCTGTCGCTGTGTGGGGAGATCCGGACAAGCCAGCTCTTGTCACGTATCCTGATTTAGCCTTAAATC ATATGTCCTGCTTTCAAGGATTATTCCTTTGTCCAGAAGCTTGTTCCTTGCTGCTCCACAACTTTTGCATATATCATATCAGTCCTCCTGGGCATGAG TTGGGAGCTTCTGCAATCAGCCTTGATGATCCTTTGTATTCTGTTGATGATTTAGTAGATCAGATTGCTGAGGTTCTCGACTTTTTCGG ACTCGGTGCAGTGATGTGTATGGGGGTTACAGCTGGAGCTTTCATTCTCACCCAATTTGCT ATGAAATATAGACCACGTGTCATGGGTTTGATACTTGTTTCTCCTATATGCAAAGCAGCCACTTGGACAGAATGGTTGTATAATAAG GTGATGTCGAATTTGCTTTACTTTTATGGCATGTGCGGGGTGGTTAAGGAGATATTGCTTAACCGGTACTTCAGCAAG GAAGTTCGTGGTGGTGTTCAAGTACCAGAGTCGGATATAGTTCAGGCATGCAGAAGA TCGCTAGACGAAAGGCATAGTTCGAATGTTTGGCGGTTTCTTGAAGCAATGAATGG GAGGCCTGACATTTCCGAAAGATTGAGAAAGCTACAATGCCGTACGCTAATATTTGTTGGGGACAGCTCTCCGTTTCACTCAGAAGCTCTGTACATGACCTCAAAACTAGATAGAAGATATAGTGCCTTGGTTGAG GTTCAGGCATGTGGGTCAATGGTGACAGAGGAGCAGCCACATGCGATGTTGATACCGCTAGAGTACTTCCTCATGGGATATGGTTTATACAGGCCTTCTCAGTCTAGTGTCAGCCCAAGAAGCCCCTTGAGTCCTTCCTGCATCGCGCCTGAGCTTCTTTCACCAGAAAGCATGGGCTTGAAGTTGAAACCGATAAAAACTCGGATTCCTCATTCCTGA